The Myxococcus virescens region GCCCGATGATGTAGGCCGCGTGCTGGGATTGCTCGTCGAGGATGTGCACGAAGTTGATGGCCCAGCCGCTCTGGGTCGTGGTGAACATCAACAGATTCGGGAAGCCGCGGCTGTGCATGCCGTGCAGCGTCGCCGGACCGTCGGCCCAGCTTTCCCGGAGCGATGTGCCATCCCGGCCCCGGATGTCGAAGCCCAGCATCCGGGTGTAGTCACCCGAGACTTCAAAGCCCGAGGCGTAGATGAGGCAGTCGACCGGGTATTCCTTCCCCTTCACCACCACACCCGTCGGTGTCATCCGCTCCACGCCCTTGCCTTCCGTGTCCACGAGCTGGACGTTGGGCCGGTTGAACGTCTCCAGGTATTCGTCGTGGAAGCAGGGCCGCTTGCACATCGGGTTGTAATAAGGCTTGAGCGCCTCGGCCGTCGCTGCATCCGAGACAATGGCATCCACCCGCGCGCGGATCTCCTCCATCTTCCGGTAGTCAGCCAACTGGCGGAGTTCGGCGGCTTCCTCGGGGGTCCGGGCCTGCTGGGTCGCGCCGTCCTGGAAGATGTACGTCCAGCCGTCCTGGACCATGTCGACCGGCAGCGGGCGGCCAGAGACAATCGCGGAGAAGTTCCGGATGCGGTCTTGCTGCCAGCCGGCCTGGAGTGACTTCGCCCAGGCCTCATCCGTGGGCCGGTTGCCGCGCACGCCAACACTCGAGGGGGTGCGCTGAAAGACATACAGCCTCTGGGCCACGGCACCCAGTTGGGGAATGGCCTGAACCGCCGTGGCGCCCGTGCCGATGATGCCCACACGCTTGTCAGCCAGCCGGGTCATGCGGCTGGTGGGGCTGCCACCGGTATAGGCGTAGTCCCAGCGACTGGTATGGAAGCAATGCCCCTTGAACGTCTCGATGCCTGGAATGCCGGGCAGCTTGGCCTTGTGGAGGATGCCTCCGGCGATGATGACGAAGCGCGCCGCCAGCCGGTCCCCTCGGTCCGTCGTGACGTTCCAGCGCCGGGCGTCCTCGTCCCAGTCCATGGACTGGACCAGGGTCTGGAACAGCGCCTTCTCGTAGAGCTGGAAGTGCCTGCCGATGCGCTGGCAATGGGCGAAGATTTCGGGCGCCCGCGCATACT contains the following coding sequences:
- a CDS encoding flavin-containing monooxygenase — encoded protein: MTATKQEGRAFSPEALKEKYRLEREKRLRPDGNTQYIPLKGVFADFDKDPYVEPGFTRPALAETLDVLIVGGGFGGMLSAARLRQAGVDSIRIVEKGGDFGGTWYWNRYPGAACDVESYIYLPLLEETGYMPTEKYARAPEIFAHCQRIGRHFQLYEKALFQTLVQSMDWDEDARRWNVTTDRGDRLAARFVIIAGGILHKAKLPGIPGIETFKGHCFHTSRWDYAYTGGSPTSRMTRLADKRVGIIGTGATAVQAIPQLGAVAQRLYVFQRTPSSVGVRGNRPTDEAWAKSLQAGWQQDRIRNFSAIVSGRPLPVDMVQDGWTYIFQDGATQQARTPEEAAELRQLADYRKMEEIRARVDAIVSDAATAEALKPYYNPMCKRPCFHDEYLETFNRPNVQLVDTEGKGVERMTPTGVVVKGKEYPVDCLIYASGFEVSGDYTRMLGFDIRGRDGTSLRESWADGPATLHGMHSRGFPNLLMFTTTQSGWAINFVHILDEQSQHAAYIIGRCLKQGVEVIEPSAQAQQQWWDVILSRLRTGISFGGADCTPGYYNNEGVSPGPNAIRYATFGGDTLAFIDVLRAWRQGDGLVGLELTQGKAASRP